In Coregonus clupeaformis isolate EN_2021a unplaced genomic scaffold, ASM2061545v1 scaf2927, whole genome shotgun sequence, one genomic interval encodes:
- the brms1 gene encoding breast cancer metastasis-suppressor 1 yields MPAQPSVREPEEEMEVEGESELPEANGEMEEERERERGEGEEETMEESTEERESDSDDSEEEEEEEEESSEMDDEDCERRRGECLDEMSDLEKQFLELKDKLFRERLNQVKVKLDEVLTGKAGEYREPLATLQHNMTLRTQVA; encoded by the exons ATGCCGGCCCAGCCCTCTGTCAGAGAACCAGAGGAAGAGATGgaagtggagggagagagtgaactaCCAGAGGCCaacggagagatggaggaagagagggagagagagagaggagagggggaggaagaaacCATGGAGGAGAGcacggaggagagggagagcgactCGGACGATagcgaggaggaggaagaggaggaagaggagagttcAG agATGGATGATGAGgactgtgagaggaggagaggagagtgcctAGATGAGATGTCAGACCTGGAAAAACAGTTCCTGGAACTGAAAGACAA gttgttTCGTGAGCGGTTGAACCAGGTAAAGGTGAAGCTAGATGAGGTGTTGACTGGTAAAGCAGGAGAATATAGAGAACCACTggcaacactacaacacaacatgacactacGCACACAGGTGGCAg